In the Ficedula albicollis isolate OC2 chromosome 22, FicAlb1.5, whole genome shotgun sequence genome, one interval contains:
- the LOC107604133 gene encoding cytosolic purine 5'-nucleotidase-like: MGSEGQRGPAAARGPGQGDPQTLRRDCQHRIFVNRSLALEKIKCFGFDMDYTLAMYKSPDYEELAFTLLLEHLVAIGYPPEILAYKYDPTFPTRGLVFDALYGNLLKVDSHGNLLVCAHGFRFLKGAEILHYYPNKFIQRDDMKRFHILNTLFNLTEAHLYACLVDFFTNCSRYVNCDTGYKHGNLFMSFRSMFQDVREAMDHVHLSPGAGEDQVLWL, from the exons ATGGGCAGCGAGGGACAGCGGGGCCCGGCGGCGGCCCGGGGTCCGGGGCAGGGCGACCCACAGACCCTGCGGAGGGACTGCCAGCACCG GATCTTTGTCAACCGGAGCCTGGCGCTGGAGAAGATCAAGTGCTTTGGCTTTGACATGGACTACACCTTGGCCA TGTACAAGTCCCCTGACTACGAGGAGCTGGCCTTCACCCTGTTGCTGGAGCACCTTGTTGCCATCGGGTACCCTCCTGAGATCCTTGCCTACAAATATGACCCCACCTTCCCCACCCG GGGGCTGGTGTTTGATGCCCTGTACGGGAACCTGCTGAAGGTGGATTCCCATGGGAACCTGCTGGTCTGTGCCCATGGCTTCCGCTTCCTCAAGGG AGCCGAAATCCTCCACTATTACCCCAACAAGTTCATCCAGAGGGATGACATGAAGCGTTTCCACATCCTCAACACCCTCTTCAACCTCACAG AGGCCCACCTCTATGCCTGTCTTGTGGACTTTTTCACCAACTGCTCCAGATATGTCAA CTGTGACACCGGCTACAAGCATGGGAACCTCTTCATGTCCTTCCGCAGCATGTTCCAGGATGTGCGCGAGGCCATGGACCATGTCCACCTCTCT CCTGGCGCTGGAGAAGATCAAGTGCTTTGGCTTTGA